One part of the Jeotgalibacillus aurantiacus genome encodes these proteins:
- a CDS encoding terminase large subunit, with amino-acid sequence MKKYPVSYNPILEYWAKIESGEIIVGNKIRRVYKQLAFDVFNQDSEYEYSPKRANHAIEFIENFCRHSKGKWGGKRIELELWQKAGLAAAFGFVHKIDGTRKYREVLIIVARKNGKSTLGSGISLYLQIADGEPGPEVYAVATKKDQAKIVWLDAKKMVKKSPFLLRKIKPLVGEMVSDWNDSVFKPLGADSETLDGLNVHGAMMDEIHAWKDKNLYDVVADGTSAREQPMIFMITTAGTVRESLYDDKYAEAERWILSLDDENEYTNDRFLPLIYELDSRDEWTHEECWPKANPGLGTIKSIDQLRTKVRKAKQNSALVKNLLTKDFDVPETSTEAWMPLEEIINPETFDMETVRGTYAIGGVDLSSTTDLTCATLLIMKDGDPTTYVLQQYFIPEEFAQQRKEEDEVPYDVWEERGLVTFCEGHNVNYTMVTEWFQKMMNDYDITPLWIGYDPWNAQYWVREMEDNGFQMEEVRQGARTMSQPMKILRSNLKAKQVNYNNHSILRWCLANTSIKEDDNENIRPVKGLSQKRRIDGAVALIIAYVILQNKYQDYMNMI; translated from the coding sequence ATGAAAAAGTATCCGGTCAGCTATAACCCAATACTTGAATATTGGGCGAAGATTGAATCTGGCGAGATCATTGTTGGAAACAAGATCCGCCGGGTTTATAAGCAGCTGGCTTTCGATGTGTTTAATCAGGACAGTGAATATGAGTACAGCCCAAAACGTGCAAATCATGCGATAGAGTTTATTGAAAACTTTTGCCGGCATAGTAAAGGTAAGTGGGGCGGCAAACGAATTGAATTAGAATTATGGCAAAAGGCAGGTCTTGCAGCGGCTTTTGGGTTTGTTCATAAGATTGATGGCACCAGAAAGTATAGAGAAGTGCTGATTATCGTTGCCCGTAAAAACGGGAAGTCTACGCTTGGATCAGGCATTTCACTTTACTTGCAGATTGCAGATGGTGAGCCAGGACCGGAAGTATACGCCGTTGCCACAAAGAAAGACCAGGCGAAAATCGTCTGGCTTGATGCCAAAAAGATGGTTAAGAAATCGCCCTTTTTATTGAGGAAGATCAAGCCTCTTGTAGGTGAAATGGTCAGCGACTGGAACGACAGCGTATTTAAACCACTTGGAGCTGATTCTGAAACGCTGGATGGTTTGAACGTTCACGGCGCAATGATGGATGAAATCCATGCATGGAAAGACAAGAATCTTTATGACGTTGTGGCCGACGGAACATCAGCGCGTGAGCAGCCGATGATCTTTATGATCACAACAGCCGGTACCGTAAGAGAAAGTCTTTACGATGATAAGTACGCGGAAGCCGAACGATGGATATTGAGCCTTGATGATGAAAATGAATATACGAATGACCGGTTCTTGCCTCTGATCTATGAGCTGGACAGCCGGGACGAGTGGACACACGAAGAATGTTGGCCGAAAGCGAACCCTGGTCTCGGTACGATCAAGAGCATTGATCAGCTGAGAACGAAGGTCCGAAAGGCAAAACAAAATTCTGCACTGGTGAAGAACCTTTTGACAAAAGATTTCGATGTGCCGGAAACATCTACGGAGGCATGGATGCCTTTAGAAGAAATCATTAATCCAGAAACATTCGATATGGAAACAGTGCGCGGCACTTATGCCATCGGCGGTGTCGATTTATCCAGTACGACGGATTTAACATGTGCAACCCTGCTCATTATGAAAGACGGTGACCCGACAACATATGTCCTACAGCAGTATTTCATTCCTGAAGAGTTTGCACAGCAACGTAAGGAAGAGGATGAAGTACCTTATGATGTTTGGGAAGAGCGTGGACTTGTAACCTTTTGTGAAGGACACAACGTCAATTACACAATGGTTACTGAATGGTTCCAGAAGATGATGAATGATTATGACATCACGCCTCTTTGGATTGGGTATGACCCTTGGAACGCTCAGTATTGGGTGCGGGAAATGGAAGACAACGGTTTTCAGATGGAGGAAGTGCGTCAGGGAGCCAGAACTATGTCACAGCCTATGAAGATATTGAGAAGTAACTTAAAGGCCAAGCAGGTCAATTACAACAACCATTCAATTTTAAGATGGTGCCTGGCTAATACATCAATCAAAGAAGATGACAATGAAAATATCAGGCCGGTTAAGGGGTTAAGTCAGAAACGACGAATTGATGGAGCGGTGGCCCTGATCATTGCTTATGTCATCTTGCAAAACAAGTATCAGGATTATATGAACATGATCTAA
- a CDS encoding head-tail connector protein, with protein MPSIEQVRKDLRVSSNAFDDEIESLMAAARADLKSSGVSAEKVDATTNTDPLIDRAIRIYCKAEYGFDNPEAPRFRESYQMLKDHLCLAGDYREQSVE; from the coding sequence ATGCCATCAATTGAGCAGGTACGTAAAGATTTGCGTGTCTCAAGTAATGCATTTGATGATGAAATTGAAAGCCTGATGGCGGCTGCAAGAGCTGATTTAAAATCATCAGGTGTGTCTGCTGAAAAAGTCGATGCTACAACTAATACGGATCCTCTAATTGATAGAGCGATCCGTATTTATTGTAAAGCTGAATATGGTTTTGATAACCCTGAAGCACCTCGTTTTCGAGAGTCCTATCAAATGTTAAAAGATCATTTATGTCTGGCGGGTGATTATCGTGAGCAGTCGGTGGAGTGA
- a CDS encoding HNH endonuclease: MRKHTAAAKRFYNSRAWRKCRAAYIKSVFGICEKCGKPGYIVDHIIEINIDNINDPDITLNHNNLQYLCLKCHNKKTFKKQYAVEDGYGFDENGDLIRIEGTD; the protein is encoded by the coding sequence GTGAGGAAGCACACAGCAGCAGCCAAGCGCTTCTACAATTCCAGGGCGTGGAGGAAGTGCAGGGCTGCATACATCAAGTCAGTCTTTGGGATATGTGAGAAGTGCGGCAAGCCTGGATACATTGTCGATCATATCATCGAGATTAATATTGATAATATAAATGATCCAGATATTACGCTTAATCACAACAATTTGCAGTATTTATGCTTGAAATGCCACAACAAGAAAACATTTAAAAAACAATATGCAGTTGAAGACGGATATGGGTTTGATGAGAATGGCGATCTAATAAGGATTGAGGGAACAGATTGA
- a CDS encoding phage major capsid protein, which yields MNKRLREILERKNAIRVELRGDGQLTKEQLDGFDNELRELEEEEQEIRKRYELADKIESGAAESRKVETPADEEKRESEDVEMEKRGQDLLENRAIMVSSGDIVLPHHDSANIKGTFNQVSTLVDRVQSTPLEGGESYRVPFEIQHGEGNYTAEGQPYFDVDQEFGYANITKSKITAYTEISEETLKLPRAQYATRVIDGVRKAVRKKITKEILAGDGATNHFAGIFSTAAAAINPATDVEIDDINEDTLDDIIYSYGGDEDVESESVLVLNKDDLRKFAKLRIGTDNRKAYEVVHNGNTGTINGVQYIINSAAKSTELAAEGEYVMAYGPVLNYEMGVFSPLEVQRSTDYKFKEGMVAYRGSVFAGGNVVAHNGFLRVKKAIPTP from the coding sequence ATGAATAAAAGACTACGAGAAATTCTTGAAAGAAAGAATGCCATCCGTGTTGAATTGCGTGGTGATGGTCAATTGACGAAAGAGCAGCTGGACGGTTTTGATAATGAACTGCGTGAACTGGAAGAGGAAGAGCAGGAAATCCGCAAGCGTTATGAACTAGCAGATAAAATCGAATCAGGGGCAGCGGAATCTCGCAAGGTAGAAACGCCTGCAGATGAAGAGAAGCGCGAATCCGAAGATGTTGAAATGGAGAAGCGCGGGCAGGACTTGCTTGAAAATCGTGCGATCATGGTTTCTTCTGGTGATATCGTGCTGCCGCACCATGACTCAGCCAACATCAAAGGCACTTTCAATCAAGTATCTACGCTTGTGGACCGTGTACAGAGCACACCACTTGAGGGTGGAGAGTCTTACCGAGTGCCTTTTGAAATTCAGCACGGTGAAGGTAATTATACCGCAGAGGGACAACCTTATTTCGATGTTGATCAGGAGTTCGGTTATGCGAATATTACCAAATCAAAAATCACTGCCTATACTGAAATTTCAGAGGAAACTTTGAAGCTTCCACGTGCTCAGTACGCTACCCGTGTTATTGACGGTGTACGTAAAGCTGTACGCAAGAAAATCACTAAAGAAATTCTTGCAGGTGATGGTGCGACAAATCATTTTGCTGGTATCTTTTCAACGGCTGCCGCGGCGATCAACCCAGCAACAGATGTTGAGATCGATGACATCAATGAAGATACTCTGGATGACATCATCTACTCTTACGGTGGGGATGAAGATGTTGAAAGTGAGTCAGTCCTCGTGCTAAATAAAGATGACCTCCGTAAGTTTGCAAAGCTTCGTATTGGAACTGATAACCGGAAAGCATATGAAGTCGTGCATAACGGAAATACAGGAACCATCAATGGTGTTCAGTACATCATTAACAGTGCTGCGAAGTCGACCGAGCTTGCTGCTGAGGGTGAATATGTGATGGCTTATGGTCCAGTCCTGAACTATGAAATGGGTGTGTTTTCTCCACTGGAGGTTCAGCGGTCAACGGATTACAAGTTTAAAGAAGGTATGGTCGCATATCGTGGATCAGTATTTGCCGGCGGTAACGTTGTCGCGCACAACGGATTCCTGCGTGTGAAAAAAGCTATCCCTACACCTTAA
- a CDS encoding phage portal protein, whose product MGKFWDRVFGLPGQNQVDEQTKTVFETLNGYTPVFNELGNDPFTKDAVRSAINAIATNAAKLSPKHIRRTEEGIAPAKKSQWQHLISRRPNEIMSAFDFYYKTFAQLYLHNNAFIYLKHNSNGVLEGLYPIEFSMAEMVESKTNQLYIRFQFLNGKQLVAPYEDFIHLRRFYVHSDLFGESNEKALRSTLSLLQTSDDGIVNAVKSSAYLRGLIKYNTILKDKDLVSNRDSFVKDYLDVSNNGGVAALDSKADYTELKNDPKMVDSKQMSIIQDKVYRYFNISEAIVTSSYDENQWNAFYESVLEPLAIQFSQEFTEKLFTKEEQKRGNEIIFEANRLAYASNTTKISLLRDLAPLGLFTINEGREIFNMAPVDGGDERIKTLNVVNAAKADEYQLGKKSTDVKSTKGGETDDEDEDDDS is encoded by the coding sequence GTGGGGAAGTTTTGGGACCGTGTCTTTGGATTACCTGGACAAAATCAGGTGGATGAGCAAACAAAAACCGTTTTTGAAACATTGAACGGATATACACCGGTGTTTAACGAGCTTGGCAATGACCCTTTTACAAAGGATGCCGTGCGATCTGCGATCAACGCGATTGCTACGAATGCGGCAAAGTTATCTCCGAAGCACATTAGGCGGACAGAAGAAGGGATCGCACCGGCAAAAAAGAGCCAGTGGCAACATTTGATTAGCAGGCGGCCAAATGAAATCATGTCAGCGTTTGATTTTTATTACAAAACGTTTGCTCAACTTTATCTGCATAACAATGCATTTATCTATTTGAAGCATAATTCAAACGGTGTTTTAGAAGGCCTTTATCCAATTGAATTTTCAATGGCTGAAATGGTCGAATCAAAGACGAATCAGCTTTATATTCGTTTTCAGTTTTTAAATGGCAAGCAACTGGTAGCGCCATACGAAGACTTTATTCATCTGAGGCGTTTTTATGTGCACTCTGATTTATTCGGTGAGTCGAACGAGAAAGCGTTGAGATCAACCCTTTCCCTTTTACAGACAAGTGATGACGGTATCGTGAATGCGGTGAAGTCTTCTGCCTATCTGCGAGGTTTGATTAAGTACAATACAATCTTGAAGGATAAGGACCTTGTGTCGAACAGGGATAGCTTCGTAAAAGATTACTTGGACGTTTCAAATAATGGCGGTGTTGCTGCACTCGATAGTAAAGCCGATTACACAGAGCTGAAGAATGACCCGAAAATGGTGGACAGTAAACAGATGTCCATCATCCAGGACAAAGTATATCGATACTTCAATATCAGTGAAGCCATTGTTACGAGTAGTTACGATGAAAACCAGTGGAACGCATTTTATGAATCAGTGCTCGAGCCGTTAGCCATTCAGTTTTCACAGGAGTTCACCGAAAAGCTTTTCACAAAAGAGGAGCAGAAGCGTGGCAATGAAATCATTTTTGAAGCCAATCGTCTTGCTTATGCTTCAAATACAACAAAGATATCACTACTTCGGGATCTGGCACCACTTGGCTTATTCACGATCAACGAAGGACGTGAAATATTCAACATGGCCCCTGTCGATGGCGGTGATGAGCGGATTAAAACGCTCAATGTAGTGAATGCAGCTAAAGCCGATGAATATCAGCTTGGTAAAAAATCTACGGATGTGAAATCCACCAAAGGAGGTGAGACAGATGACGAAGATGAAGACGATGACTCCTGA
- a CDS encoding HK97 family phage prohead protease, whose protein sequence is MTKMKTMTPETRDFFTQAELEIREDGEGKRTLSGYAVKWEMKSHPMGYFRRFKEQFKKGSFSDSLFKDDQRALWSHDTSRVLGRTGNGTLRLYEDDIGLRFELDLPNTTLGNDTYETIKRGDVDGVSFGFKPKKQEWDESDPDNLVRTIVQADILEISPVAFPAYPDSQVQARGNDPYKQYLEEKEERELKERRERLALLTY, encoded by the coding sequence ATGACGAAGATGAAGACGATGACTCCTGAAACGCGCGACTTTTTTACACAGGCTGAACTGGAGATCAGAGAAGATGGAGAAGGGAAGCGTACCCTTTCCGGTTATGCCGTGAAATGGGAGATGAAGTCTCACCCCATGGGTTACTTCAGACGATTTAAAGAGCAGTTTAAAAAAGGTTCATTCAGCGATTCTCTTTTTAAAGACGATCAGCGGGCTTTGTGGTCACACGATACATCGAGGGTTCTTGGCAGGACCGGTAACGGAACATTGAGACTCTATGAAGATGATATTGGACTGCGTTTTGAACTGGATCTGCCAAATACAACGCTCGGCAATGATACGTATGAAACGATCAAACGTGGGGATGTAGATGGCGTGAGTTTCGGCTTCAAACCGAAAAAGCAGGAGTGGGATGAATCAGATCCGGATAATTTGGTGAGAACCATCGTTCAAGCTGACATTTTAGAGATCAGTCCAGTGGCGTTCCCTGCTTACCCGGACAGCCAGGTACAGGCAAGAGGTAACGACCCTTACAAGCAATACCTCGAAGAAAAAGAAGAACGTGAACTAAAGGAAAGAAGGGAGCGGCTTGCTCTCTTAACTTATTAA